One segment of Pyrococcus sp. ST04 DNA contains the following:
- a CDS encoding mRNA surveillance protein pelota, whose amino-acid sequence MEILEEKPKEGKVKIKVETLDDLWHLYHVINEGDIVYAKTLRKQSQRGDSLRPEKVEVIPVFLGVRVEKVNLHRFANQLRVTGPIVYASREDVPLGKYHTIAIEPGTVVTIQKEKWRSHHIERIKEAVEASKRAKVMIVVIEDGEAEIAIVREYGLDFIASIRYNIGGKRYNVKREEEEARFFHDIAKTMLELFERENIEKAIVAGPGFYKEDFVKFLKENYPELAKRVVTDDTSMGGRTGIYEVIKRGTVDKVYAESRVSKEIHFVEKVIEEIAKNGPVAYGLREVEEAINYGAVDVLLVLDELLKGEAREKIEELMELARNLRAKVLVVSSEHEGGDKLKALGGIAALLRFKIK is encoded by the coding sequence ATGGAAATTCTAGAAGAAAAGCCTAAAGAAGGAAAGGTTAAAATAAAAGTCGAGACGCTTGATGACTTATGGCACCTTTATCACGTTATTAATGAGGGGGATATAGTTTACGCGAAAACCCTTAGAAAACAATCCCAGCGTGGAGATTCATTGAGGCCTGAAAAAGTTGAAGTTATTCCCGTGTTTCTGGGAGTAAGGGTTGAGAAAGTTAACCTTCATAGATTTGCAAATCAGTTAAGAGTTACTGGACCAATAGTCTATGCTAGCAGAGAGGACGTCCCGCTTGGGAAATACCACACGATAGCTATTGAACCTGGAACTGTAGTGACAATCCAGAAAGAGAAATGGAGAAGCCATCATATAGAGAGAATAAAAGAGGCCGTTGAGGCGTCTAAAAGGGCTAAGGTAATGATAGTTGTAATTGAGGATGGAGAAGCGGAGATTGCTATAGTTAGGGAGTATGGCCTAGATTTCATAGCTTCAATAAGGTATAACATTGGAGGAAAAAGATACAACGTTAAAAGGGAAGAAGAAGAGGCAAGGTTTTTCCATGATATTGCAAAAACAATGTTAGAACTTTTTGAAAGAGAAAACATAGAAAAGGCAATAGTAGCTGGTCCAGGATTTTACAAGGAGGATTTTGTAAAATTTCTGAAAGAGAACTACCCAGAGCTTGCAAAAAGAGTTGTTACAGATGACACTAGTATGGGAGGACGAACGGGCATTTACGAAGTCATAAAGAGGGGAACCGTTGACAAAGTTTACGCGGAGAGCAGGGTATCTAAGGAAATACATTTTGTGGAAAAAGTCATTGAAGAGATAGCAAAGAACGGCCCCGTTGCATATGGCCTTAGGGAAGTTGAAGAAGCGATCAACTATGGGGCCGTTGATGTTCTTTTAGTTCTTGACGAATTATTAAAAGGCGAAGCTAGGGAAAAGATAGAAGAGCTCATGGAGCTTGCTAGGAATCTTAGGGCAAAGGTTTTAGTTGTCAGTTCAGAGCATGAAGGAGGCGATAAACTTAAGGCCCTTGGAGGAATAGCTGCACTTCTGAGGTTTAAAATAAAGTGA
- a CDS encoding transcription initiation factor IIB, with the protein MSKQRVCPVCGSTEFIYDPERGEIVCARCGYVIEENIIDMGPEWRAFDASQRERRSRTGAPESILLHDKGLSTDIGIDRSLTGLMREKMYRLRKWQSRLRVSDAAERNLAFALSELDRITSQLKLPKHVEEEAARLYREAVRKGLIRGRSIESVIAACVYAACRLLKVPRTLDEISDIARVEKKEIGRSYRFIARNLNLTPKKLFVKPTDYVNKFADELGLSEKVRRRAIEILEEAYRRGLTSGKSPAGLVAAALYIASLLEGEKRTQREVAEVARVTEVTVRNRYKELVEKLGIKVPMT; encoded by the coding sequence GTGAGTAAGCAAAGAGTTTGTCCTGTTTGTGGGTCAACTGAGTTTATCTACGACCCCGAAAGGGGTGAAATCGTCTGCGCACGGTGTGGATATGTAATTGAGGAGAACATAATTGACATGGGTCCAGAATGGCGTGCATTTGACGCTTCTCAGCGTGAAAGAAGGTCAAGAACTGGAGCTCCAGAGAGCATACTTCTTCATGACAAAGGACTCTCAACCGACATAGGAATTGACAGGTCACTAACAGGATTAATGAGAGAAAAGATGTACAGGCTAAGAAAATGGCAGTCTAGACTCAGAGTAAGCGATGCTGCCGAGAGAAATCTTGCATTTGCCCTAAGTGAGCTCGATAGAATAACAAGCCAACTTAAGCTTCCAAAACACGTTGAAGAAGAAGCGGCAAGGCTTTATAGAGAAGCCGTGAGAAAAGGGCTTATTAGAGGAAGGTCAATCGAAAGTGTTATTGCAGCCTGTGTATATGCTGCTTGTAGGCTCCTCAAAGTACCCAGGACATTAGATGAAATATCTGATATAGCAAGAGTAGAAAAGAAGGAAATCGGAAGGAGCTACCGTTTTATTGCCAGAAACTTAAATCTCACTCCCAAAAAGTTATTCGTGAAACCAACTGACTATGTTAACAAGTTTGCAGATGAACTGGGCCTTAGTGAGAAAGTTAGAAGGAGGGCTATAGAAATTCTTGAGGAGGCATACAGAAGGGGACTTACTAGTGGAAAGAGTCCTGCTGGGCTTGTTGCTGCAGCTTTATATATAGCATCTCTTCTAGAAGGTGAAAAGAGAACGCAAAGAGAGGTTGCAGAAGTTGCAAGAGTCACTGAGGTAACCGTAAGAAACAGATACAAAGAGCTCGTAGAAAAACTTGGAATCAAAGTCCCCATGACATGA
- a CDS encoding ribonuclease P protein component 2 yields MNDKPKTLPPTMRDKHRYIAFQIIAEDTLTKDDIKELIWNAVLRTLGELGTAKAKPWLVKFDEKSQTGILRCDRNYVEEIRFSLTLVSSWREKRVMIRTLGVSGTIKRLKRKFLSEFGWK; encoded by the coding sequence ATGAACGATAAGCCAAAGACGCTTCCTCCTACAATGAGAGATAAGCATAGGTATATAGCGTTTCAGATAATCGCTGAAGATACTCTAACGAAAGATGATATAAAGGAACTTATCTGGAATGCAGTCCTTAGAACTTTGGGGGAGCTTGGAACTGCAAAAGCAAAGCCATGGTTAGTAAAATTTGACGAGAAGAGCCAGACTGGAATTCTTAGGTGTGATAGGAATTACGTAGAGGAGATAAGATTTTCACTTACCCTTGTTTCTTCTTGGCGAGAGAAGAGAGTAATGATAAGAACACTTGGGGTGTCTGGAACTATAAAAAGGCTTAAAAGGAAATTCTTATCGGAATTTGGCTGGAAATGA
- the rpsJ gene encoding 30S ribosomal protein S10, translated as MQKARIKLASTNVRSLDEVANQIKQIAERTGVRMSGPIPLPTKRIRIVTRKSPDGEGSATFDRWELRIHKRLIDIEADERAMRQIMRIRVPEDVTIEIELIS; from the coding sequence ATGCAGAAAGCAAGGATTAAGCTTGCAAGTACAAATGTCCGCTCTCTTGATGAGGTTGCAAATCAGATAAAGCAAATAGCTGAGAGAACTGGAGTGAGAATGAGCGGGCCAATACCTCTTCCCACCAAAAGGATAAGGATAGTTACAAGGAAGAGCCCCGACGGAGAGGGTTCAGCTACCTTCGACAGATGGGAGCTTAGAATTCATAAGAGGCTCATTGATATTGAAGCTGATGAGAGAGCTATGAGGCAAATCATGAGAATCCGCGTTCCTGAAGACGTTACAATTGAAATTGAACTCATCTCATGA